DNA from Rhinatrema bivittatum chromosome 1, aRhiBiv1.1, whole genome shotgun sequence:
GTGCATTTTTTGTTAGACAGTTTGATATCAATCTCTTTTCCTAGTTTGTGGTCAAATGGCCTCCTTGGATTTCTTGATTTGCACAATTCTTTCTTCTTTGACAGAGGTAAGTCTGCAATTATTTTTGCTGATGTAGTAAATGGAACAGGTCTTGGAAGAAGTGTTTCACTACAATATACTGAATTAACTGAAATGCTAGAGGATTTATGTATTTTGACTGCATTATTGCTATTTGAGTTCACCACTCTCAGTACAGTTCCTTTAGGAATAAATATTGGACTACCAATATGGAGATTTTTAGCTAATCCACGTTTTGATTTTACTGCATGAACTTGTGGTTGTGCTTGGCTACAACGTAACTGTTCCTTTCTAGATAGTTCATGCTGATGAAAGACATTTTGGTCAGTCTCATTAACTGAAGTACTTGGTTTCATGATTGAGTTTGCTTCAGTTTCCAAGGACAAAGATAACTGCAACTGATCTTTTTCAGTAATTTGCAAAGCTTCAGTTATGGGTAACTGGTCATGAACTATTTTACCCTCCTTAGATACTAAACATAATTCTTGCTGATTTTTGGAACATGAGAGATCAGGTACTTGCAAACCTAATTCTATATTATCTCCACTAAGATTTCTGCTCTGATTTTCATCTTTTTCAATAACAGATTGTTCTCCCTTGGAACAATTTGCCAAGTTAAAATCTCTATTAGCATCTGAAGGACTTTGATTTTTATCTACATTTAAAACATCCTCATTTGTCTTGCAATTTTGAAGCTGGCTCTCACTTGCTTTGAATTTGACAGCCAACTCATTTACTTCTTCAGTTTTGGGCAAATGTGAAATATTACTTTGTGATAACTCAGTCTCACAGCTGAATTTTTGTTTACAAATAATTGTAGGGACACACTGTTTAGAAAGACTAGAATCTCTGCTGGCATCCATATTTAAACATTTATCATTATATCTTTTAATTTCAGTTGAAATACAATTATCCAAAGCAATATCATCGTGACACAATTTATGGACGGAAATACTTGAATCTTTCTGTGTGGCACTTCCTTTCGACAAAGGTTTACATCCACTATTCACATCAACACTTACCAAGTCATCCAGCAAATCTGAATTATTACAATTAATGGCTTTAGAAAGAAATAAAGATGAAGCAGATTTAATGGAAAAATCAGGAAATCTTAGCTCTGTTTTGCAAGATGGATTTTCATCCCATTCTATACCTTCAGGGATATTTTCTGTACCAGAGCAAAGAGAAAAGACAGATGAAATATAAGGCCCCTCTTTGACATTCATGTTGACTTCTTTATCTTGCTCTTCTTCTAAGGATGCCAATGGAAGGCTGCACATATCAAGAGATTGATACACAGTATGGTCATTGTCGTGGTTCACCTCTGAATATGATACATTTTTACTGAAGCTAGTATTTCTCTCCATTGCTGAAATTTTCAGAGGCTCTTTAGTCATATATGTGTTGGACAAACAATTGTGCAAAGATGTATTTATAGCATCCACTGAATCTTCATTTAGGGCACTTTTATCATTTATAAACAAGTCAGTCTGTGGAGAACAGTAACCATTTTTGCTGTCTAGAACTATCTGTGCTAAATCATCTTGGGGTGGGTTTACAGTGAACGCCAGAGATGTAGATGTACTATAAGTGTTATCTTTTGCTTGTTTATCCTTCATGTAAAATTTATGACAACCCTTTATTTCACTCTCATCTACTTGAGTTTCTGGAAAACTATTTGTGAAATTTGAATTAAGACGGATGTCCTCTAAAAGCTCTTCAGCCATATGTTTAACTTGTGCAGGTATTAGTTTCTTATTTGAAGAACTTAAATCTGAACAAAAACCCGAACAAGTGTTTTTGGTATCTTCTGATAAATGAGACAAACTACTGTAATTCTTTCCACAACATTTTTCTTCACATGCTCTGTTTGTTACTAATGGTCCACTTTGCTCAGCAgagattttattatttaactCATGTAATATTTGTCCTGAAATAGATGTACAACACTCTTCTGTATTTGCAAGTTCAAGACATCTTTCATTCTGTTGGAAGAGTTTAAGAACCAACTGTTGTTTACCATTTATCACCTTGACCTCCAGCAGCTGGGCAAAACTATGAGAAGGAACAACAAGATCTGGTGGTGCAATTGCTGTTAATGTCATTTCAGGAAGTAAAGGCTCATTTACTGGAGAAATTAGTTCAACTTCCAAAGCTCTACTCTCATTAATTTTCACACAAAGTCCTCCATCCATATTTGACTTTTCATCATTTTCTTTAATACAGATTCCAGAATCACTATTTTCCACATTACTATGCAACGCAACAGTATGACAGGCTTCAATCTGACTATCAGGAAATGAATTAGATGCTTTCTGAAAACTAGATTTTAGTTCTTCAACTTGTCCTTTAAGCACAGTATGCCGACTCTGACATTTAGTTGAGATGTTTACAGAATGAGCTTCATGAATACTTTCATGTAACCTTTTAGTGTGTTTAACTATATAGTCATTTCTGACAGCCCCATAGTCACAGTATTCACATTTATATGGAAAAGTTCCAGTGTGTTTCACCAAATGCCGCTGAAATTCTCCTTTTGTGTATGATACATAATTACAATGTGAACAAATAAACTTAATCTCGTCATGTAATAAAGTATGCTTCTTAAACTGTAAGTGATCCTTTGTTGTAAATCGGCATTTATCACAGTGATATTTTTCTAGCCTAATTGCGTTTACTGTTTTCTCCTCCATTTTACTTAAGGTACGTTTTTCTATGTCTTCTATATTTGTGCTGAAAGCATCAGTTATGTCAGAAAAACATGAAGGTAAACTTAGACTGCACTTGCCGCAAAAAGATTCATTATTTGCTTCAGTCCGCCTCAGTTGGTTCTGCAGCAAAGGCTCAAACGAGCAACAGCAGTTTTTACAAAGAACCAATGAAGATTTGCCactttctgcttcagctcctcgaGAACAATGATGAGACTGATTTACTTTAACATTAGTTACTTGTCTAGGAGAAGAAACTAAGACATTGTTTCTTTCATCCTCCTGGTCAATGCACAAGTTTGGCAAAATTTCCCTCATATTCTTTAGTTGCATTTCTAGATGAAACAAAAACTTATGTTAATGGTAGCTAGTTCCATTAAAACacaaaaccaaataaaatgatttttatgaGTCATGGTTTCCCACTGTATTTTAACATCTTCAAAAGAAAGGAAATATGGCAACGTGTACTCTTCACAGAAATGTAATGATTCAATCCGTATCAATTACATTCTTCAGTCTTCTTTAGCATTGGCCCAAGGTAATATGTAAtgctgaaaaaaagaagaaatataaataaattatttggttATCTAGAAACACCTTAAAAGTGttataaaataaatttgcatattactattttaaaaaattaaaaatgaagagattacttacctgataatctcattttccttagtgtatgcagatggactcattacaaatgggtatagtgtgctcgtgctagcagttggagactgatctgacgtcagcacgggtacatatacccccacaggaagtgcagcaactcagtaatcttccttgcaaaagcttttatggatatatgtgtgactgaccaatcaattaaatgaacatgattaccctgaccgattgatagtagctggagaccgccagtgttctcaaccggaaggcgtcgacacccggcagggtggatgccctatataagaaaacatggcttaccgtgactCGGTGAAttcccatgtataccggcagccgggcgggatgctgagtccatctgcatacactaaggaaaacgagattatcaggtaagtaatctctacatttcctagcatgtagcagatggactcattacaaatgggatgttcAAAAGCtattcccggactgggtgggaggctgcccgaggtccgttaaggatcgccctcgcaaatgctgtgtcctcccttgcctggacgtccagacggtagaatctggagaaggtatggagggaggactacgttgccgccttacatatctctgccggcgacagcttcctagtttctgcccaggaggccgcttgggccctggtagagtgagccttgacccgtagaggtggtggtttccccgcttctacgtaggccgccttgataacttccttgatccagtgagcaacagtcgcccgtgaggccgcttctccttgcttccgacatttccaggtatctggacagcaacctgccaatgtcgagatggcgcagtcttCGACCTTCTTcggacttcttcaaaccttccgtggttggtaggatatggtttggttgaggttgaagtgtgagactactttgggtaagaaggaaggaactgtgcgaagatggatagcccctggagtgattctgagaaatggatcgcggcaggacagcgcttgtagctcggagatgcggcgtgctgagcatacggccagcaagaacaccatcttcaaggttaacaaatggagggacaggcctcggaggggtctgaaggcgggtcccgctaggaattccaagactagattgaggttccacaggggcactggccacttcagtgg
Protein-coding regions in this window:
- the ZNF518B gene encoding zinc finger protein 518B, yielding MQLKNMREILPNLCIDQEDERNNVLVSSPRQVTNVKVNQSHHCSRGAEAESGKSSLVLCKNCCCSFEPLLQNQLRRTEANNESFCGKCSLSLPSCFSDITDAFSTNIEDIEKRTLSKMEEKTVNAIRLEKYHCDKCRFTTKDHLQFKKHTLLHDEIKFICSHCNYVSYTKGEFQRHLVKHTGTFPYKCEYCDYGAVRNDYIVKHTKRLHESIHEAHSVNISTKCQSRHTVLKGQVEELKSSFQKASNSFPDSQIEACHTVALHSNVENSDSGICIKENDEKSNMDGGLCVKINESRALEVELISPVNEPLLPEMTLTAIAPPDLVVPSHSFAQLLEVKVINGKQQLVLKLFQQNERCLELANTEECCTSISGQILHELNNKISAEQSGPLVTNRACEEKCCGKNYSSLSHLSEDTKNTCSGFCSDLSSSNKKLIPAQVKHMAEELLEDIRLNSNFTNSFPETQVDESEIKGCHKFYMKDKQAKDNTYSTSTSLAFTVNPPQDDLAQIVLDSKNGYCSPQTDLFINDKSALNEDSVDAINTSLHNCLSNTYMTKEPLKISAMERNTSFSKNVSYSEVNHDNDHTVYQSLDMCSLPLASLEEEQDKEVNMNVKEGPYISSVFSLCSGTENIPEGIEWDENPSCKTELRFPDFSIKSASSLFLSKAINCNNSDLLDDLVSVDVNSGCKPLSKGSATQKDSSISVHKLCHDDIALDNCISTEIKRYNDKCLNMDASRDSSLSKQCVPTIICKQKFSCETELSQSNISHLPKTEEVNELAVKFKASESQLQNCKTNEDVLNVDKNQSPSDANRDFNLANCSKGEQSVIEKDENQSRNLSGDNIELGLQVPDLSCSKNQQELCLVSKEGKIVHDQLPITEALQITEKDQLQLSLSLETEANSIMKPSTSVNETDQNVFHQHELSRKEQLRCSQAQPQVHAVKSKRGLAKNLHIGSPIFIPKGTVLRVVNSNSNNAVKIHKSSSISVNSVYCSETLLPRPVPFTTSAKIIADLPLSKKKELCKSRNPRRPFDHKLGKEIDIKLSNKKCTTMLNGKCDDLNKQKFELKRSASPLNKIKQVSSKDHVLKKKVKLQSEKGSVCNEKETLTRARRLRLMPVSMSQLIKCPRRNQPVVVLNHPDVDSLEVVNVMKTISKYKAHVLKVFLSERTIYCLGIKQHQKRLTYQSWEVKAPVKEQHVLKMKLKKFQKSNCQVASGIMDDFLQCVFKCWFCGRQYENQEEWISHGQRHLIEATRDWDILSFPSKT